The sequence TTCTCCAGCTCCTGCAGCTCCCGGTAAAGACGGTCATAGACGCTATCTTCCAGGATAGGGGCATCGTGGACATAGTAGGCAATGCTGGCCTTTTGGAGCAGAGCCCGCAGCTCTCGTACCCGCTGTTCTGCCCCCTGTTCCCCAGGCATATCCACCCACTCAGGCACTCCACTCGTGATGGAAGACACCGGGTTTGTCGGTTCGCTCAAAGGTGTGTGCCCCAAAGAAATCCCGCTGGGCTTGGGTGAGATTTTGCGGCAGATTGGCAGTGCGGTAACTGTCGTAGTAGGCCAGGGAGGCGCTAATGGCTGGAATCGGGATCCCTAAAGCTGCGGCTGTAGCCACGACTCGCCGCCAGGATCCCTGCCGCTCCTGAATTGCCTGCTTAAACTCCTCATCCAACAACAGGTTCACCAGCTCCGGATCCCGTTTGTAGGCGGATTGAATTTCTCCCAGGAACCGCGCCCGAATGATGCACCCACCCTTCCAGATGCGAGGGATCTCGCTGAAGTTGTAAACATAGCCGTGGGTGGCAGCCGCTTTTTTGATCAGGGCCATCCCCTGGGCATAAGAGCAGATCTTGGAGCAGTAGAGGGCGGCGCGCAGGTCTTGGATGAAGCTCTGGGGATCCCCTTCAAAGTCGGTGCCGGGGCCTTTGAGTTGGGTAGAAGCGGCGACCCGTTCCTCTTTGATGGAAGAGAGGATCCGACCCTGTACGGCTGCTTCGATGGTGGGTACAGCCACCCCCAGATCGAGGGCATCTTTGACCGTCCACAGCCCGGTACCCTTTTGTCCCGCTTTGTCCAAAATCAAGTCCACCAAGGGTTTGCCGGTCTCCGGATCTAGGGTTTGAAAAATCTTGGCAGTAATTTCTATCAAGAACGACTCCAGCTCCGTCTCGTTCCAAGCCTGGAAAATCTCCTGCATCTGGGCTGCCGACAACCGCAAGCCTCTGCGCATCAGGTCATAGACCTCGGCAATCAGCTGCATATCGCCGTATTCAATGCCGTTGTGCACCATCTTCACGTAGTGCCCACCCCCCTTTGGCCCGAGGTAGGTGACACAGGGGCCATCCGGCACTTGCGCCGCGATCTTGGTTAGGATCGGTTCCAGTTCTTGGTAAGCTTCTGGGCTGCAACCGGGCATCAGACTGGGGCCATTCAAGGCTCCTTCCTCGCCGCCACTCACCCCCATGCCGACAAAGTGTAATCCTGTTGGGGCCAGCGCTTCGGCGCGGCGATCCGTATCGGTGTAGAGGGAGTTGCCACCGTCAATGATGATGTCCCCAGGGTCGAGGAGTGGCTTAAGTTCGTCAATCACCGCATCCACCGGTGCACCGGCTTTGACCATGATCAAGAATTTGCGGGGCCGCTCCATCACCTGCACCAATTCCGGCAGGCTGTAGGCAGGGGTAACCTGTTTACCTTGAGCTCGTTCCCGAATGAACTGGTCGGTTTTGGATCCGGTGCGGTTGTAGACGGCAACGGGAAAGCCATTGCGTTCAATGTT comes from Thermostichus vulcanus str. 'Rupite' and encodes:
- the gndA gene encoding NADP-dependent phosphogluconate dehydrogenase, with translation MSKPSFAVIGLAVMGENLALNIERNGFPVAVYNRTGSKTDQFIRERAQGKQVTPAYSLPELVQVMERPRKFLIMVKAGAPVDAVIDELKPLLDPGDIIIDGGNSLYTDTDRRAEALAPTGLHFVGMGVSGGEEGALNGPSLMPGCSPEAYQELEPILTKIAAQVPDGPCVTYLGPKGGGHYVKMVHNGIEYGDMQLIAEVYDLMRRGLRLSAAQMQEIFQAWNETELESFLIEITAKIFQTLDPETGKPLVDLILDKAGQKGTGLWTVKDALDLGVAVPTIEAAVQGRILSSIKEERVAASTQLKGPGTDFEGDPQSFIQDLRAALYCSKICSYAQGMALIKKAAATHGYVYNFSEIPRIWKGGCIIRARFLGEIQSAYKRDPELVNLLLDEEFKQAIQERQGSWRRVVATAAALGIPIPAISASLAYYDSYRTANLPQNLTQAQRDFFGAHTFERTDKPGVFHHEWSA